Within the Streptomyces vilmorinianum genome, the region CGTGCGCGTATCCGCCGGTGGGGTCGAGGGCGGGCAGCAGGAGCGTGATCTCCAGGAGCGAGCCGAGCAGTCCGGCGGCGGCCGTCGCCAGACCGAGGCGGCGCGGGCCTTTGAGCGCGATGTACACACCGACGGCGGCGAGGGTCAGGCCCAGGTCCTCCTTGATGAGCAGGAGGGGCGCGGCCCAGGCGACGGCGGGTCCCCAGCGCCGCCGGCCGAGCGCTTCGAGGGCGAAGGCGAGCAGCGGTACGGCGAGGGTGACTTCGTGGAAGTCGAAGGCGGCGGCGGAGGCGATGCCCCAGCTGAGCCCGTATCCGGCGGCGACCGCGTGGGCGGCCCGGCGGCCGAGCGCGCGCCGGGCCCAGCGGGCGAGGGGGACGACGGCGAGGGCGAGGAGGGCGGACTGGGCGATGAGCAGGCAGAGCGGTGAGGGCCAGAGACGGTAGAGGGGGGCGAGGGCCGCGAGGAGGGGATGGAAGTGGTCGCCGAGCAGGAGGAAGCCCTCGCCGCGCAGGGGGACGACGGGGGCGCGGAGTTCGGCGTAGGCGCGGACGGCCTGCTCGAAGATGCCCAGGTCGTAGCCGGTGGTCCGCAGGAGCATGTGGCGGCGCACGGCGACGGTCGAGTAGAGGAGACACAGGGCCGCGGCCCAGCCCCACCAGAGTGCGGCCGGTCGGCGGAACCATGGGGTGGGCCGCGCGACGGCCTCCGCCTGCGCCTTCACGGGCAGAATGTCAGTCATTGTCCGCATACGGCTGGATGCTAGGCGGCCAACCTCAGGGGGTCGCGGAGAGCGCGCCGAGGAGCAGGCCGAGCAGTGCGCCGCCGATCATGAAGGGGCCGAACGGGATCGCGGACCCGCGGCTCGCGCGCCGTGCGAGGACGAGGCCGAACCCGTACAGCGCACCGGAGAGGAAGCCGGCGAACGTACCGGCGAAGAGAACGCC harbors:
- a CDS encoding DUF2079 domain-containing protein, which translates into the protein MRTMTDILPVKAQAEAVARPTPWFRRPAALWWGWAAALCLLYSTVAVRRHMLLRTTGYDLGIFEQAVRAYAELRAPVVPLRGEGFLLLGDHFHPLLAALAPLYRLWPSPLCLLIAQSALLALAVVPLARWARRALGRRAAHAVAAGYGLSWGIASAAAFDFHEVTLAVPLLAFALEALGRRRWGPAVAWAAPLLLIKEDLGLTLAAVGVYIALKGPRRLGLATAAAGLLGSLLEITLLLPALDPTGGYAHGGNLAETRTSLLGALAHAPLDLLRPETKATTLVLVFAPSALLALRSPLALIALPTLGWRMVSENGFHWGTAFHYSAILMPVVFAGLLDVLGRETNPRNVRASLATVLAVTAVLLPSFPLAQLAQRATWQTTPHLRAARALLDEIPDGATVAASNRLAPQLTSRCTVVLFPTFPVGGRLYEYRREDLPPPTTEWIIHDERTPEAWPYRPGHWPYPLRQQRAELTAAQEKYGYEVVAARDGVTLLRRAAH